In a genomic window of Helianthus annuus cultivar XRQ/B chromosome 10, HanXRQr2.0-SUNRISE, whole genome shotgun sequence:
- the LOC110882654 gene encoding uncharacterized protein LOC110882654 has protein sequence MDSPNVLDEMSEYYLFALHAATSVLVMATSGVALMLLSIVLDPRRNTGCLILVLVSSFKKATVADKVVRTTNELQWNVLCSHPPCNEREWEQWTGLLRVLNGVKLQDGPDTWAWKSDGNSAFSVAVVRDQILRCSMLIEEEWKHWNRWVPSKVNIFSWRVVLGRIPVKEELAKRGVVLHNSVCPMCNINIETVDHLVCNCNMSKVIWWNVLAWVKLPVGTLFGAAKEVLNYIEGRKGSKVWKQVINLIFQITIWHIWKTRNAKEYRNIQVSGNMVVDDIKADSFIWLKSRSKLDKVDWGRWVDFNIQDIII, from the exons ATGGATAGTCCGAATGTGTTAGATGAAATGTCGGAA TATTATTTGTTCGCATTacacgccgcaacttcagtgttggtgaTGGCTACCAGCGGTGTGGCATTAATGTTATTGAGTATAGTTTTAGACCCCCGCCGTAACACGGGATGCTTAATTCTAGTt TTAGTTTCATCTTTTAAAAAGGCGACAGTTGCTGATAAAGTCGTTAGAACTACTAATGAGTTACAATGGAATGTCCTCTGCTCTCATCCTCCTTGTAATGAAAGAGAATGGGAGCAATGGACTGGTTTGTTGAGAGTTCTAAATGGTGTGAAGCTTCAAGATGGGCCTGATACATGGGCTTGGAAATCGGATGGTAATAGTGCTTTTTCAGTTGCTGTTGTTCGAGACCAGATTTTGAGGTGTTCAATGTTGATTGAAGAAGAATGGAAACATTGGAATCGTTGGGTTCCGTCGAAGGTTAATATTTTTTCTTGGAGAGTCGTTTTGGGGAGGATTCCGGTTAAGGAGGAATTAGCTAAACGAGGCGTTGTGCTTCATAATTCTGTGTGTCCTATGTGTAATATTAATATTGAAACGGTGGATCACTTGGTTTGTAATTGCAATATGTCAAAGGTTATCTGGTGGAATGTCCTCGCGTGGGTGAAGCTCCCAGTCGGTACTTTGTTCGGAGCGGCTAAAGAAGTCTTAAATTATATTGAAGGGAGGAAAGGTTCTAAAGTTTGGAAACAGGTGATAAATTTGATCTTTCAGATTACTATTTGGCATATATGGAAGACTCGTAATGCGAAGGAGTACAGGAACATTCAAGTCTCTGGAAACATGGTGGTAGATGACATTAAAGCTGACTCCTTCATCTGGTTAAAGAGTCGATCAAAATTAGATAAGGTGGATTGGGGTAGATGGGTGGATTTCAATATTCAagatattattatataa